One Glycine max cultivar Williams 82 chromosome 8, Glycine_max_v4.0, whole genome shotgun sequence genomic window, TGAGAAGATTCCAATGATCGATTTTGTGGCCTACTTGAAGAACATTGTTTCAAAGAATGATTTTTTATGTGAAGGATAGATTTTAATTTGATCCCACTAATCACTACTCACTACTAAGTAACTCATAAGCATGTGTCACCTCACCAATTTAATTGGTCAATGTTAATAGACAAACAATCAACTAAGACAAACGGATGAAAGtacgaaaaaaaaatgtcagCTTTGGAAACAGGCCAGacttaattttacaattaaaaacaaaaggataaaaattgCTGATTTGCGAAACAatgaaaaccaaaattacaatttaacctaCATGTTAAAGCATAAAAGAGAATATATGAGAGATGTCTAATAATCCATTCAACATATATGAAACCTTATCATATATGAATAGCTCGAGAAAAGAGCAATGAAAGCTTTTAGATTGGGCGCTTTTTTACAAATGGCATGTTGGacgcctttttatttttcaaaaacattggaTAAGTCAAGATAGAATGTTATACCTTATGTTTTGTGGatcatttttctgcacttaacataattatcaatatatttcaAACTTTATTAACTCTTTTTATGAGTCAAACGATTCATATGTTTTTAGTTCCAACAAAAGCCAACCTGACGAAATCCAATATGCCAATAGTAAAAGTTACCATCAGAACATGAGTATTTAAGCTGGTGACGAAGTAATGGAAAAGTATTTCAAACAACTTTTAAACGAGTGACTTCATTGCATGTGTCATGCGTGCATCAAGTTCAACTTGTGTCCATTATAAGTTTTCGTTATAACCATATCCAAAATCAAACCATTACAATAACAAAGACCAACATCGCCGGCATATACTTCAGAACACAGCCAAAAAGATCTTAGTTTAGCACCAAATACAATACCTACCACCTATTTTCATTCTACAACTGAATGCAGCTCAGCTGTTATCACTCAGTCATTATAGGTTTGTTCTCGCTGGCTTTGGGTTTCTGCTCTTTTGGCTTCTGTTCGTCCGATTTCCTGAGACAAAAAAGAACAATTTCATTAATAACCATAACAACATAACAGGACCAACATTATATACTAAgggaaaaaaattccaaaatgcCACTACAAAACAGAATTAAGTTCAGGAAACATTAAGGCACATCTATACATGAGAATCATTAACCACAACTTCAAGAAGTCATTCACACACGAAAAaatatgagattttataaaaattggaaGCATGTAGTTTCAGACATGAAGTTTGTAATGGATAAAGTGTTTTGATGGTAATATTCttcaaaactttctttttctcacAAGTTCCTATTCGATAACACtaacattttattattgaataaagAATACTTCATTTTGCAACCTAGGAATCATCGATActaaaatgtcaaatttttagaACCAAATGGCgtgttttcttcttcaaaaaaaGTGCATGCATGAAGAACAGCAAAATCAAACAAAGTAATAATATAAgatgcttaagtcatttcttttttcttttataacaaCAATAGTTGTTTTGAAATACAAATAAAGCTCCCAACCATATAGCAAATTTATATACCGCCccctaataaaaatgaaaaaaatactgaTTCTAAAGGCAAACAACAAGTTATTAGCAAGATGAATTTGTGCTGGTCAacattaacataataaaaaccacaaaattattgtgaaaactgTTTGACAGAATACCCAAACTTCCATGATTGTGACAATCTTACAGACATCATATTGTGACACCAATAGCACAACAGGATTTCAATAATTTCCATGATTACAAGTCTATAACTCCTTTTTCCCTGGCAATGAAACCCAAACTTCAAGACCACAAAAACCAAACTAGTTGCATACacccagaaagaaaaaaaaggttattcATCTTCGTTTACACGTCTATTTAACCAATccataattcaaaattaaccTTTACAAAATGTTGTTCGGTATCTTAAAATACTTCAAACAGCCAAAGAAAACATCCTTTAGTGGATGACATATTCCAAATTTAACCTAGTTATCTAAAACCTATAGCCAGATACAAATACTACAACCCTTAGCGGCTGcagataaaaaaagtatattaaaaaaaaagcaatcatAAATTTCCCTACAAAGAAATTACACAAACAAGCAAAATGGGTAAGCCGTAAAATCAAAGGCAGATAACTAAAGATTAAAACTTCAAAATAATCGCATTCGAATTCGAATACCCCAACGATTGACAAGAGAGAAATAGAGGGGGGGAAAACCTCTTATCAGAGGAGCCTCCCTTCTGGCTGAGGAAGGATCGGAAAAGAGGAGAGTTAACGTCGTAAATCATTGTCGTTTACTGATGGCAAAGATGAAACCCTAGTTCTAGTTCTTTCTCTGCGCTACACCGCTTCTGCTTCAACTTTTCGAAAATTTATTCTTGTTCCAGAGCCCCTAAACGGCGCCGGTTTTGTTTTGGGTCAACCGTTCATATCTTGCTTGTTAGGCCCATATTAAtgactgcatttttttaaaaggctgTTAATATTTACACTCCCCTTTTACTAGTGCACCcccccttttcatttttttatcccCAACTGCCCACCAAACACTCctctcatctctttctccctctcatATAATTctcttctttataaaaaaaaaagaaaagaaaaaagaaacactcCCCCTACACACCTCTCTTGATAATGCAACACATTTGACAAAATAATTGACATCACAATGTTGTTCGACGTCACAAATTAATTGTTCACTCTGATAGACATTCTCGGTGTTGTCAACATGAATCCCGTTGAAATTCATTGATTGTGTATGTGAGCTCAATTGGGTACTTTAATTTGAGAACAAATATTTAAACTGTATTATATTCAGAATATTGTGCCTGGATTAAAGGCGATAACATGGAATATGACAAATCTTGATCAAGAATCACAGACCATGCAGGCTGcaacttttattaatttgaagGTAAATTCCACCTTTTAATCTTTAGTAGACTAGGAAATTTTCTTCATTGCCAATTTTATGTTGCACttgcttttttaaaaacaaacgaGAAGTAATATATATTCATATCAATTAACtgactttattattttgtatatatgtATTGCGTGTAAAATGATCAAATGTGGTTTTATCCCTTTATGTGATTCTACAGTTTGGGAACTGGAGGGGGGAAGGGGGTGGAAGCTTTCTGGAAAAGAGTTAAATTCGGGAGAAAGGGAAGAGGAGTGTCTTTTGCAGGATAGTTTAATGGAAAAAATGAGAATGGGAAGTGTATTAATATAAAGGGAAAGTGTATACGACAGCTGCTTTTTAAGAAGGTATGAAGAGTGTGGGCTTATAGACATCAATTTTGTGCTGCAAATATCTTTCTACCTCAAGGTGTTGTTGGTTTTTCAATAAGCAGTTGCgctcaaataattttattattaagtaatTAGTTTGGGCTTATAGAGTTCTAATTATTCTAATAACTTTAAATGGATTATatccttttcatttattttttagatctaatggttataataaataattaatcttaatcattaaattcaaaaaaatatgattaataagAAAGTGGAATAAGTCATTTAGAGTTATTCGTgaaatatatgtgtgtgtaggatgctttaaaattgttattctcGTTGGAGGAATCAGTGTGGTGGCATTACGTGAGTAATAGGATGTAGCGAACGCTGCGTACAACAAAGACAACGTGCTCGTGTCATAGAAGATAGAAAAAaggaattttatttataaaaaaaaatgaagtgaagTTACATCACTACCTTTATTATTTGTGCCGGTCTAAATTAAGGAACAATGGTTATTTTGTCAAATTAAAAAGTTGTAGGTTGCTATTGTGCTTCTTCTTGTTGAAAAGTGAGTGCGAGTATTATACCAATTTCAGTAGTGGTTTACCGTGGACCATGTTTAATAGTTGTTAGATTCATCTTAGGCCTACAATAAAATTGTGCATCTTACACATTGAACCATTTTCCCACCTCTCTTTACAGCTCTTTCTATCGCATGAGAGTTAATTTTGGATGtctcataaataattatttacgaAGAGTTTTGACCAAAAGTTGAATGATGTTTCATAGAGTTGAGTCACTTAGTAGCCCttagaatttatatataatattcacaCGTCCCAATAACCCACATGCAGCACGGGCCAACAACTTATCAACTTCTACCACTACTATTCTTAGTCGATCTAGGGCACAACAGCTACCCTTACTCCTTCCTGACTTGGAGGCCAAGTCGAGTACGCCAACAACATACTCGCGTTTGCGTTAAGCCCTCTCAGTGCATACGATATTGCCGGCCAAAGATTTTGTGAATGAGCAAATTATTGTTTTGTGATtcatcgagaagctcgaaaggGTGATGAGCCTTTAGATACCACTAACTTGTCACCacaaaatagaaaactaaaaaaaagttattggaCTAGTCAAAATAGGTCACCACAACCCAACAACATAAGGGTGTTGATTATTATACAAATCTATAAAATTGAAAGTGAACAAGAACAGTGCAAGGTGAGTGATCATCATGTGCCACGCTAAAAGATCGAGAAACTCACCAAGAACTTCATCCTCCTAAGTCGAGAAAATCTAATACATCACTGTTGAACTTACAAGAATGAAAGTCCTGGTACCATGATGGTGGGGTCTGTTTGCCCTTGCAGCGGTACAACCGTCTAGTGTAGCAGGAGAGggggaaagagagag contains:
- the LOC100817608 gene encoding wound-induced basic protein, whose product is MIYDVNSPLFRSFLSQKGGSSDKRKSDEQKPKEQKPKASENKPIMTE